In Coffea eugenioides isolate CCC68of chromosome 4, Ceug_1.0, whole genome shotgun sequence, the genomic stretch TTTACTCACAAGAGAAACTGCAGCCATGATCGAGCGTACTTAGCAACTGAGTTGCCCTCTCAGGCAAATTAAGCACCACAATTAAGAGTGAGAAAACTGCAGCAGTTTCCAATTTCAACGAATAGAAGACGCTGTGTCGGTGAAGAATCGATGGTATTTAACACATTTTCGTTTTGATTCTTGACTAATTGTTCTTTCCGTTACTCAGATAATTATTGAATAATTGAACTCAAGAATCTTTGGTTGGGTTTCCGCTAATGGTCCCAAAacgaaaaaaaatgaaaagaaatccCACAAGAGTAGTTACGAATATGTATTCCGAGTTCGGCCCCTCCTCTGACAACGACAATTGGCTGCCGACACTTATTTCCGAACCAACTTTCTTTGATTAGCCCTTTAGTACTTCCCTTCACTCTCAGCTCTGGTGCCAGCCTCGTTAGCTACTCGGCTTTTATTTTCTAGTTTGTCTTTGCGGTTGTGGCCgctctttttttgttttaaccCCTCTAGTCTAGCGCTGGTGGTATTCATCTTTCTTGGCAGTACATGTATCAAAATCAATGCCGCCACTAAAAACAGCTCATGCATATGACTGAGTTGAACTCAACTCCACCgctgaggatgatgatgatgatgagttCATGACTTGCAACACATAGTACGCACACTGGAAGACAAGACAGTGAAAAGCTTTGCGGTTCTTGGTTTCAATTCATCAAGGCTTTCAAGCTAAGTTCTTTATCTTCCTCTTTGTAACATTTCTGAAAAAAGCAAACATTTTGCTGTTGTTTCAGCAATGCGTTTGAGCTTGTTtttggtggttttttttttatgccaTTAGGTAGTATTTTCTTTCCCATCAACCAATTCAGCCTGAAGTTCAGAGAATTTGCTTTACTctttgatttttgaaaaaaaaaaaacgttttTAACGAATTAAGGCAGCCCAAtttttgaattcttgatttataGTCCTTGTGAAAAAGATGCTGCACGCAAAATCAGAATCTGATATAACAAGTTTAGCCCCGTCATCCCCTTCAAGATCTCCAAAAAGGCCTGTATATTTTGTACAGAGTCCTTCAAGAGACTCTAATGATGGAGACAAGTCTGCATCCATGCAGCCAACTCCCAGTTTTAATAGTCCAATGGAGTCCCCTTCACACCCTTCCTTTGGCCGCCACTCCAGAAACTCTTCTGCTAGTCGATTTTCTGGGATTTTTAGGTCCTCCTCAGGGAGGAAAGGAGGCAGAAAGAGAAATGACAAGGGGTGGCCTGAGTGTAATGTGATCGTAGAAGAAGGGAAGTATGATGAATTTGATGATGATAAGGGGTTTACCAGACGGTTTCAGGCTCTGATGGCTCTTTGCGGGTTTATTGTACTTTTTACCGTGTTTTGCCTCATCATATGGGGTGCTGGACGGAATTACAGAGCTGAGGTTAGTGTGAAGGTAAGCATGTGTTCGCTGATTTGTGTTGCTCCTAGCATTCAAGTCCTTGTTGAGTTGTTTAATGTTGAGCAATAACAGAAAATGAGCTGAAAAAGCACATATACTAATGACACACACACTCTGTCTCTCTGAGCTCCCAAATTCTGAATGTACATCTTTCTGAAAATATATAGCACAAATGGCTAAACTTTAGTCGGACAAACATATTTAAAACTGTGTTTGAGTTGTTATCCTTCATTAACTGTTTAACGATTAATGTCAAGTCGGGATCTATATTGCCAATACACAGTTCAGACGCTGAATCATCCAGATATTTGCAATGTAAGAAATTAGAGGAACATAGGCGTCTGTGGATTGTACTTTCATGCCCTGGGCGAGTAAAATGTACTGTCCTGCAATCATATTAGagtcctgtaaaatttcatgtTTCCAAATGCATTAGATGGCAAATTTTCAGTTCTCAGACAGAAAATAAAAAGTACCATAAGACCATTTCTGTCACCACCATTAGTACTTCCATATTCCATTTCCTGGTGGCCATCACATTCCAAAGAAGTTGAAATGCTGCATACAGCTAGACTTTCTAAAACTCTCTGGCTGAAGATCAATTTTGCATGTTTCATGTTCTTTGCAGAGCTTGGTAGTACATAACGTGTACATGGGATCGGGTTCAGATTTCACAGGAGTACCTACCAAAATGTTTACGGTCAATGGCACATTGAGGATGGCCATATACAATCCTGCTACATTCTATGGTATTCATGTCAGCTCCTCGCCTGTCAATCTTATCTATTCAGATATTGTTGTGGCAACTGCTGAGGTAATTATTCTTTCCTTCCTATTTCTCTTCTAATCTCTCCGAACTTTCCAAAACATTAGGTCATCAATTCTACCAAGAATTGACATATCATGTCGTGTCTGAGGAGACAAATTAAGTAATGATTGCAGAATTATTTCCCAACCAGTTATTTGTCAAATTTTTACAATCTTCCTTGCTCTCCATTGTGGATAGAGATGCTCATCTCGTTGCATATCGATTTGTCACTCAACTATGTATAAGAGCTTGAAAAGGCAAATCTGAATTCAATACCTACTACTTTGAGTATATTACAGTATCAGCAAAAACTTGTCATCTTTTCTAAACGTTTGGCTTTCAGAAGAATTTGAGATGCCTATTGACTGCTCACGATGTAAAAATGGATTTGTTTGTTTCCCTTCGAATATAATGCATCAAATCGTTTGACCTCTTTGAATGCAGATGAAGAAATATTATCAGCCAAGAAAGAGCCATCGTACTGTGTTGGTCGATATTGAAGGGACTAAAGTTCCTCTATATGGGGCTGGATCAAATTTAGTAGAATCAGTTAATGGGGTGGTTCGGGTTCCATTGACATTAGATTTTTGGATTCGTTCACGAGGAGACGTTGTGGGGAAATTGGTGAGGACTAAGCATCGAAGGCACGTTTCTTGCTCCCTGGTCATTGACTCCACAATCTCCAAACCAATCAAGTTTCTCAAGGATTCATGTGTTTACAGCTGACCAGGAACTCCACTTCTCCTCCACTGCAATGGCTCTGCTGCTTCGGATTGTCCAGCTTCTGTCATCTCTGTCCCAAGAAAGTCGGGATATCAGCTTTGAGATATCATAAAGAGAGAAGATACTAGTATAGTATATCCTTAGCTGTGTAACTGGTTAGTTTTGTAATGCTCCGGTGTTTTGAGTATTGTGCGAGCTAAGAATAAGTAATGCATGTACATCTCTATCTTCAAATTGGACAAATATTACCCGAGACTGATTTGGATTTTTCAAGAGGAAGTTTGAAAGCTAGGCTTGCTCATAGTTCTTTCTTGTACATCTTGCAATTGTGACGAGTTTTGTTCAATGCAGCTGGATAATTAGTGGAATATTTTGGATGTATCTTTATTTTCGTCAGAGTTGATAACTACATGCCTAGTAAATTAAGAGTGTCAAAAGTTCCAGAATTGATAGCTTTCACTTGCCAATTCTTTGGAGTTTAGAATGTTTGAGGAAAATGAATATGAGACATAAGTTTGGACTCATAATCGAGCCATCCTCCTGAACAACTGGCTGTACTCAAGTGCAAAATCAAGGGGCTAAACATGCGAATTTCCCTGCTCGCTTCAAGCCATCTTCTTCTCCGCTTCAAATGCATTTTGCTAAAGCTCAGCGCAGCAGTCACCAAATTACTGCACCagtaagaaaaataatgaaataaaaatgaagacTTTTTAGGAGTGATTCTTCCATTTTCATACCTCGTGATAAAATAACTAGTCTAGTGAATTTTGGGTTTTATACCTCTTCAATTTGCTTTCAAATCACCGTGTAAGATCTCGAACACATCAATTGGTTTGAAAACAATTTCGATTTCCACCCCTCTTCAACCAATAagaaaatgagaataaaaagtccTCACCAATTACATTGACTAATCCAAATATAGGGAAAATAACTCTAATTTAGAACTGCAAAAGAAGATCGAAAGAGTTAACAGCGGCGTGACTGACGTTCCATATAAAAGGCTTAAAAGCAATGGTATCGTATGTTCTGCAATCGGCCACTACCAATCAGCTATTTCAGCTCAGCCCCCATAACAGGACCCCTTTCCGAGTTCCCCCTTCCCTAGGTTTCCTTCCAGTAAGCTGTGCTAACACTGAATTACCAACCCATCTTTGCAGTATTTCACTAAACCACAGTCGCCCCATCACCACATACACAGATCTCACTCTCTAGTTACAAACTTTCTTGCTTTGAATCCGCAAAGCTACAATCTTTAGTGTATAAAAGATTGGGAGTATTTACCGATGCCTACACCAAAACACACTTCAAGATTCATCCTTTTCTCCCTTATTTTACTATTTTCACTGAGCTTTTTCTCCATCAGAGTAGTATTCTCCCAGTCCACCCCAGCTGATGAAGAAGATGGCGAAGACATGGAAGCCCTTGAAGAACTGATTGCTTTGGATGAAGAAGCAGATGTAGAACAGAACCCAGATGGGGTTCATGGTGAAACTAAAGATAAACCATCCGGGGCTCAAGTTTTGAGCAAAGCTCAGAGAATTGTGCTTGAGCTGAATAGTGATTATGCCAAGAGGGTGGTAGATGAAAATGAGTATGTGCTGGTTCTTGGGTATGCCCCTTGGTGTATGAGGAGTGCGGAGCTAATGCCAAGGTTTGCTGAGGCTGCAACTGCTCTGAAGGAATTAGGGAGTTCCCTTTTAATGGCTAAGCTTGACGCTGAAAGGTATCCTAAAGCTGCTTCAACTCTTGGCATCAAAGGGTTCCCCACTCTCCTTTTGTTTGTAAATGGCACTTCTCAACCTTATTCTGGCGGATTCACCTCGTAAGCATTCTCTCACTGCCATTTGGCTTTGCCAATTTGCGCGTGTTTTGCGTATGTTTGCTAGTTTAAATTTGGGAGAAATGTTTGCATGCTTTACAATAttcacatgtgcattttgttatCTGATCTTAATGATTTTCAATCAGGGAAGAAATTGTGATCTGGGCT encodes the following:
- the LOC113767560 gene encoding uncharacterized protein LOC113767560 — translated: MLHAKSESDITSLAPSSPSRSPKRPVYFVQSPSRDSNDGDKSASMQPTPSFNSPMESPSHPSFGRHSRNSSASRFSGIFRSSSGRKGGRKRNDKGWPECNVIVEEGKYDEFDDDKGFTRRFQALMALCGFIVLFTVFCLIIWGAGRNYRAEVSVKSLVVHNVYMGSGSDFTGVPTKMFTVNGTLRMAIYNPATFYGIHVSSSPVNLIYSDIVVATAEMKKYYQPRKSHRTVLVDIEGTKVPLYGAGSNLVESVNGVVRVPLTLDFWIRSRGDVVGKLVRTKHRRHVSCSLVIDSTISKPIKFLKDSCVYS